One genomic segment of Desulforegula conservatrix Mb1Pa includes these proteins:
- a CDS encoding integration host factor subunit alpha, translating to MALTKTDMIENIAKAGFTKEKSILVTDALIEIIKRTLAAGEDVMVSGFGRFCVNEKGARAGRNPATGESMLIAERKIVTFRCSVILKDRVGNHQLPKKKKITMKTQEALPSRASRAH from the coding sequence TTGGCACTTACCAAGACTGATATGATTGAAAACATTGCAAAGGCAGGATTTACAAAAGAAAAATCTATCCTGGTAACCGATGCCCTTATTGAAATCATCAAACGTACTCTTGCGGCTGGCGAAGATGTTATGGTTTCAGGGTTCGGTAGGTTTTGCGTGAATGAGAAGGGAGCCAGGGCAGGAAGAAATCCGGCAACAGGCGAAAGTATGCTTATTGCAGAAAGAAAGATTGTTACCTTCAGATGTTCGGTGATCCTAAAAGATAGGGTCGGGAATCATCAGCTTCCCAAAAAGAAGAAGATAACCATGAAGACTCAAGAAGCTTTACCCTCAAGAGCCTCACGCGCCCACTGA